atatattgtagtattgatatcgacgatatcgtatCGATTTTATTTCAAGATTGCCAAACACCATTACCACTTATTAAGACAACATTTGCAACAATGTTGTCTTTCATTGGTTTTAATATGTCAACAACTGAAGTTTCTTCACAGTTCAGTAGATGTCGTATCAGTATTGATTCGCCAATGTCAACATCTGTTGCTGTAGAAACGTTGCATATCTGTACTGTACATCTATAGTTTGTGTAGATATCGACCATAACGTATCGATATCATTTCACTATTGTGATACTCattaatcattattttgtatcaagcgaattcaaaacatttttcaataattgtgttaattttaaagagtatcaatttcaaattgtatctgggtgaattcaagacggggcgaaaccgtttgcaagtgaagaagggtAAAATTTGGGGCAAAAATTACCATGAATACAGTAGACGATTTCAAAGCAATATATATTTGCCTACATCAAATAGGCAAATACAAATAACAGGAACGATATCGATGTCATCATATTGTGTCTCGTCGATACTGATATCATATATGTAATGCAACCTATTTCAAGTTTAATGTTGATGTCGATATCGTCCTTTTTGTGTACCACATCGTGTATATcgacattatatttgttaaaactataccaattttataggtttttttttacccaaaGTAATATCATTTAAAGGGTGGGGTAATAAATTTCCCAATTTATGTTAACTTTCCGTTTTTTCTGTAGATGCCACACCAATTTTAGTTAAGGTTTGAACACAGGGCGCACGACGCAAAACTCACGACGATTGTGATCGACAAAAATAGATATCAATAGGTCATGATCACATGAGTGACGCTGGTGACCTTAAAAGTAAATGCTCTTTTTGAGCGAATATGTCACTTTAACCTTCAAACAGTATTATAGTGTGTATCCCCAAGGCGCCTTCCTCTCACGTTCacagtttaaagtttaaatagaGTGGTATATTGTTAAAAACCTACAAATTACGTAATACACTCGTGACTGGAAATTGGGATCTTGTGACTCTCATGCCTCTCATATGATTTACAATGTCACATATTTTGTTTTCGTAAATAAATGCACAGACGATGCAAATTATGAAgtataaatcaataaaagcaTCAGCTGGCGGCGAAACAATTTTATCGTTAGCccaatattttttaacttaagAGATGTGTCTTTATAAATCTTCtgtagatttaaaaatttacaccAAACGCCTACTGTTGGTAATGATCAACTAATTATTCAAAATCTTACACTTATAGACTTCATTGGACAGAAATAATGCGTGTGGACACGATCCAGTGATGGACTCATTACATGGAACTGTGTCGAGGGTGTTGGCCCCGGTGTTGTATTCTGGGCAGTAATCTGTTAaataaattcactaaattaagacatatatatatgtttactaGCCGCAATATTGTAGCCTTCTCCGATTTTTTTACctgacgtacatgtatatttataaaagaataTAGCTTGCCATTAAATATGAAATGGTCACATCAAGTTTACTCTAAGTACTGATTATGACAGAGATAAGTCTTTTTCTCTGTAAACttaaagaaaatagaaaaataagcaAGCTAAGATAATATTGATAAACAACCGTGTTTTAAATACTATGAGTGTCATGAGTAACATCTGTTAGACAACGTTTCACATTCATAATGGACATATTTGTTAATAgcgtttatttttaatgaaaggaaatcAAGATAAGCAGCAAATAAAATAGTGTATGGCAATCTACAACATAATATACAATGTTCGTGTTCAGTAAAGTatggtataattatttaatgcctAAGTATTATTAATATGTCAGAATGTATCAGTTCTTACTTGGTTGGACCCATACAGGCTGGATACATATTTCCCCTGACCTGTTCCTCTCATTCTGTATGCAATGATAGACATTGATGGAACTCTGACAGTTGAAGGAATCTCTATCCTTCTCATATACAGTTTGGTTAAACGAACAACGTTTTTCTCGGACTTTAAACATGGCTTCTCTCTGCACTGCGCACACATatatatggagggtaatcgtgttaaaaaatccacttgtaaacttgtaaatccgaatatgcagtCGTGTTGGTGAGTAATCCTGAGTATGAATGAGTGTAATTTTGATCATATAATCTATAAAACTATAGGACATAAGCACTCTAGAGTTGACTCCACAGGCCTTCAATCTAATTCTTCCTACTGATGCACATTTGCAactgtaaaatattgtttgttatttacatgtaacctgcCACTATGAAacatgttgagcaacagtctcatggtcgcaGCACAATACTCGCATTAACAACTGCAATTCATcttatgacctttaaaaatcatgcatcactcttgcgagtTCACAAAAccttgtaaaacgttcgtactaatgtttGTGCCTTGCACTGCAATGATTTTGATCGCATTCGATCGCGTCTGAGTAGtttgcatgtccactattttgaggagacttgatgcgagcaCTAAAACacatgcaacgaatgcgagagctcgtgcaacgtatgcgagagctcgtgcaacgtatgaagagagctcgtgcgaatctaAAAAAATCCGGtcgcaaagtgttgtaaagtgcgccaattgtgaaaggggctttaagGACAGATGCGACAGTCCTCAGTTTAAGATAATTTTCCTCGATTTTGgagttgaaatattttaaatttttcttttacttgCATGCAAAATCCACTTGAATGCTCACCAGTAGTGCCatagcatatatttttaattgaatctATTTATCCAGGAAAATTACTGTAAAGTCACGCATCATTGAGCTGaaagattaaaattttaatttgaaatttatataaaatacacctttttgaaaagaaatactATCATTGTTCTATTAAACGACTCAGGGGGTGTTGATAGGCAAAGTGTTTGCATTAAAGGAGAATTTAAGTGAAACAGTCAGGTGTAACTGGCGTGACCTGCTCTCAGTGACCGCCATTGCCTCCGAACTGCATTGTCAAGTCTTTCTTAGAAACTTCTATTAGGTCTCGCACGCAGTACAACTTAATTTTCCGCTGTAGTTAGCTATTTTGATAAGTCGTCCAGGAAACGTGTCTTGAGGAAAGAACGACCTAATCTTCTTCAAAGAGTTCATACTTTAAGAGACACGAGTGACTTGCCCATGCCCCTTCTCTTATCACCACAAACAGTTCTATAGGTCTAGAAACTGAACAACAGGAGAAGGCTACCTCGGGGAAATGATACTCGTTAGCCTGGGAAGGCAGTTCATCTAGGGGAAGGAAAACTCTGATCACAAACCTCCGCTGTCTTGCGGCAATATCCAATACTGGAAAAGGCTTCAGGAGTAAACCTCGAGGAAAATCCGGAGATGGAGTCTCTAAGGCAGTCCAGCGCTATCACGAACTCTTCACTGGCAACTCCTGCTACGGCACTAGTGCCAAACTGTAGCAACCTGTTGCTCCTTTGGGTGTACTAGTGACGTAGAGAGGGGGACCTGCTGCATGGGCAACAGCCTGTCCTCCATATTTACCGCCCTGGCTTGTATCCTACCATCTGGAGAGGACACTCAAGCCTCACTTTTAGTGTAGACACAACACAGAGAGCAGCAGTTACCGGTTTTAAGCTGCAGCTTGATTGGCGTAAAGCTTTGGCGCAAGGGGTTGTTCTCGACGGTGGGAGAGACCTTCGTGTCTCACTGGACAGTTACCGCCCGCCTCAAGCTGGGCAGTCCCCAGTCAATAAGGTACTGTCCCGCCACAGTCTGCTATCCTCATGGGGTGCATGGGGATTAGGAATGCTCCGAACTGTAGACTGTAATATACGCACCAAGCAACAAAATGTACAAAGAAAGAGACCAGCTCTTAAACTGGGAAACTGGAATGTCTGGACAATGTTGATGGGACTTTCCAACGACATGCATGATATAGACGGCTCGCGCAAGACAGCAGACATAAACTATGAACTCCTTCGACAAAGCGTAGATATCGCTGCTCTTCAGAAAACAAGGCTGGCAGACTCTGGTACGTtgaaggaaaagtttaaaaggaaaattataaGGAAAAGTACTACACCTTCTTCTGGAAGGGAAAACACTTTGATGAGCCAAGAAAGCACGGTGTAGGCTTTGCAGTCAAAAACAGCCTACTGAGTACGGTAGAACCAGATGGCGAAGGATCAGAACGACTCCTTACCCTTCGCCTAAATACCACCACAGGTCCAATCACCCTTGTAAGTGTTTATGCAATAATACTGACGTCACCTCCAGAAACAAAAGACCTGTTCTACGAGAAGCTGTCATCAGTCATAAGGAACATCCCTGACAAAGAGCAGCTCATTCTTTTGGGCGACTTCAACGCCAGAGTCGGCACAGACAATGACTCGTGGCCATCATGCCTTGGTAAGTTCGGTGTAGGCAATATGAACAAGAACGGTCAACGCTTGCTTGAACTATGCACTTATATGGGCCgcggaaagggcaaaaaatacaattttacaaaatcaacgataaactaaattcagcaatctaaaataTTATTACCAATGACCATAAGTGCAAAACCAGCagtcttctttgcaaaataaatgcacataaaatcaaccaaagatatctaaatacaaatcgaacacaaaaagtaaaaccaacagacataaatgtaaaacgaacatacatcaacatgaaacaagcggacgcacaaataaacgccaggtggcgttttttgggaagcaatatgcgtcatcgattattggaatccgggatggttcgcacctattctgtttcgcCCTGAAATGTTTCGCACCTGCCTCGGAGCGAAACATTTTACTGTATTAAGATACTTTTCTCGTATTATTATTcctctgaaattaattattacctatacaagaattgaaatatgtttttttttttttttttaaaaaccccaTTAAAACAGTCATGCACGGCCAAGACAGCGTGCTTGCttgattaggatttttatttattaattttatgaagCCATGTCGTTTTATATCGTTCAGAACAAGAAGTGTGAATTGTGTTGTGATAACAATTATAGCCTGTCATTCACTTGAGAATTACctgtattttattatgaaaaattcgggaatgttaatgtaattataaatgtataattttatatagttaGCATAGCTCTATTTTGGGGatcattatttaattacataaattatctGCTTGAACTTTACATTACTCCCCCTCCCCTGCATccactatttattttttaccagtcttataaaattaatataaatttaatcaaaaaattaaaattcttatagCAAAAGtcaaactaaataaaaatattgaaatatgcataaattaatgcatacaattttttctataacgaagtttgatttatttctcTACATTCTTATGCATTGCCTGTACAagtagtttgaaaaaaaatataagacatGGCAGTATTCATGTCGATAAGCTTGAAGTATTCTGATACATGcactttataaaattttaatttacaaagtaCATATGTCTTGTagcattttgaaaatgtttcctTCAGATTTTTGAATACCATCATGTTTAtggacaggcacgtagcatcgggggggggggggactgccctcctccccccccccccccccccgatgctacgtgcctgtttttttttttttttgcttgtcaagattttttggatgagcctgccccccccccccccccactttcaaaaacgatgctacgtgtctgaTGGATAATAATGAAATGACtttgttttttgtgtgtttggtttttttttatagaagacTGTACGATAGTTGATTATGCATATGTTTTTATCTTAATATGAATATTTCGAACAAATGTACAAGTATCAACaggttattaaaatattatttataatttttaataaatcataataaatatatcaacatctcagggcgaaacagaataggcgcgaaccatcccggattccaataatcgatgacgcatattgcttcccaaaaaacgccacctggcgtttatttgtgcgtccgcttgtttcatgttgatgtatgttcgttttacatttatgtcttttggttttactttttgtgtttgatttgtatttagatatctttggttgattgtatgtacatttattttgcagagaagactgttggttttgcacCTATGGccgttgataatattattttagattgctgaatttagtttatcgttcattttgtaaaaatgtattttttgccctttccgctgcccatacACTTACTACAACCTGTGCATAACTAACTCGTTCTTTGTGACCAAACCTCAGCAAAAAGTGTCTTGGAAACGCCCCGATCAAAACACTGGCACCAACTAGACCTCATCATAGTCCGACATTCTTCTATAAAGTGTGTTCTACACACGCGTTCCTATCAAAGCGCTGATTGCGATACTAACCACTCTTTAGTGTGCTGTAAAATCAGGATGCAACCAAAAAAATTCCACTGTTCACGGAAACAGGGCATTCCTTGCATCAACGTCAGCAACCCAAGCTTACTCAGAAGTTTGCAGAAACCTTTGAGCAGGAACTGGAGTTCATACAAAAAGAGACCTCAACCGAGGAAAGGTGGGGAACCTTGAGGGACATCATTCATAGCACTGCCCTGGAAGCCTTTGGTAAAAGAACAACAAAGACAACAGACTGGTTCGAGGCAATGTCCTCTGTGATGATTCCTGCGATATAATCCAAACGTATAGCTTTGGCGGAATACAAAAGAACACCAAGTCAGAAGAACCTTCTGTCGCTAAGAGCTGCCAGAGGCAAAGTCCAGCGGATGGCTAGACTCTGTGCAAATGAATACTGGCAAGAACTCTGCGAGACCATCCAGACAGCCGCTATATCTGGTAACGCAAGAGGCATGTACGATTGTATTGAAAGAGCCATAGGACCAACTCAGTgcaaaacaccccccccccccttcaagtCATCATCTAACCTAGTACTCTCagacaaaaaacaacaaattgaGAGATTGGTTGAACACTACACAGACCTGTGCTCTACTCAGAACACTGTGACTGTCTCAGCACTGGAAGCTACTGAGTGCCTGCCAACCATGGATGAACTTGATGTAGAACCAACATTAGAAGAACTAAGTAAGGCTATTGACAACCTGGCCTCAGGAAAAACTCCTGGTAACGATGGAATCCCTCCAGACTTGCTTAAACAGTGCAAGAGCTCCCTGTTGTCACCCCTACATAAGGTTCTATGTGAGTGCTGGGAAGATGGGAGCGTGCCACAAGACATGAGGGATGCAAAGATCGTCACCCTCTACAAAACCAAGGGAGAAAGAAGCGACTGCAACAACTATAGAGGCATCTCCCTCTTAAGCATAGTCGGCAATGTGTTTGCTCGAGTGATCTTGATTAGATTGCAGAAGCTGGCTGGTCGTGTATACCCAGAGTCACAGTGCGGCTTTCGTTCAAAGAGGTCTACGATCGACATGTTCTTCTCTCTTAGGCAGCTTCAAGAAAAATGCAGAGAACAACAGATGCCGCTATACATATCCTTCATTGACCTG
This genomic window from Magallana gigas chromosome 5, xbMagGiga1.1, whole genome shotgun sequence contains:
- the LOC117684829 gene encoding uncharacterized protein isoform X9; protein product: MSYSFIDYMIKITLIHTQDYSPTRLHIRIYKFTSGFFNTITLHIYVCAVQREAMFKVREKRCSFNQTVYEKDRDSFNCQSSINVYHCIQNERNRSGEICIQPVWVQPNYCPEYNTGANTLDTVPCNESITGSCPHALFLSNEVYKYYCPEYNTGANTLDTVPCNVSSGCPDVLYQSNEVYKYPVCLSKTFTDSKDVSKENDPLTPEIYIGVAVGVSLFIFLLAACLILFYRRREREMKKFLLTIST